The genomic DNA CAGGCCGCGTGGTTGAGGCACCGCACAGCCCGCGTGGAGAGAGATGCCGATGAAAGCAACGGATAACAGTCGCATTTTGTACATTATTGATAAGCTCACGTAGAGGAGACTCAGATTCGACCTTCGAGAATTTAGTCCGCGATTGTTTTCAACCACCCCGCGCCAACGCGCCCCAAAAAGCCGACCGGGCTGAGTGCCCTGCGCTTTTCGACCCCGTCGGTTCCCTCGAAAAGGCGCTTTTTGCGCGGCGACAAGCTCGTTGCTTGTGTCGTCCGGCGGCTTTATTCTGATTTCTAAACCTCGGTGCTCTTGGCACCGGACCCCGGAGGTTCGCACATCATAGCAAAGACGGTTCGGCTCGTCCAAGCGAGCCTATTCGGACTCGATTTACCTGCGATTCGGAAAGTGACCTAACCATCGAGCCCTCCGGCGCTTCTGGATTTCAAAACCGATCCAGCCATTGTGCGGTAAATTCCATGTAAATTAATTGAAAGCTGTCGACGAGGCTGTCCCCGATTGTGGGAGGGCGCCGCGCAGGAAGCGCGCGAAGGGGATTTGTGCGGGCGTCCCAGAGACGTCGCTGTCAAATATCTGACTCCACCGCGTCGTCGCGGTTAGTACAACTTGGATTGAGTGGCCAGCACTTCAAGACTGGCAAATTCTTTCGATTCGAGCTTATTGCGGGCCAGCTCCAGCAACCAAACCACTTGTTCGTGTCCTTTGGCGCGAAGGGCGTGCTCCATCAGTGACTCGTAGATAGCCCGCCCGCCATCGAACTTCAGGAGTCGCGCGGCAATTTTCTGGGCGTTCGTCGAGTCTTTGACTCCCACCAGTGCTTCGAAAATCTTGCTTCCGTGCTCCAGGGCCCGGCGTCTAAACAGCTCACTGGACCTGCGGTCCGTGTTCTGAGGATCCGACTCTTCAGCCTCCTTCATGGAATGGTAGCTCTCAATCTTCTGCTCGACGGCGGCCAGAGGATTCGGCAAGCCGGCAACGATGCTCGAATATTCGTTCGACCGAATAAGCGGATCGATGGCGTCATCGATAAGCACGCAAAGCACACGGCGATCCTCCTCGCCCCGGGCCATCAATTTTTTGTACGTGCTCGCGGTTCGTTCCTGGTCATTCAGTTCCCGATTAATCGCGGCAACCTCCGTCGCCGCTTCGAAGCGCGACCGGGGATAGCCGGAGGGTTCGGTCGTATTCTTGACCGTTTTATCGTTGAGCAGGGCGTTTTCCGCCCGATCCCGCCGAACGCGGAGGGCATCGATCGCCGGCGGGTAGTCGTTTCCGAGTTGGCGGATATACGCCAGGAGATAGGATAGGCGCATGCTCTTGAAGGCCGGGCTCGCCTCCACCCCGTGATCGAAGCACCAGAAGTACTCGTGCATCGCTTCCTTGTGTTTTCCCCTTTGGGCGAGCGCCGCGCCGTTTTGCATTCGGTTCAGCGGATCGTTCGCTCCACGAGGCTCAACCGAAGTCCCGGCACGGGAAACGCCGTACCGGTCGCGGACGGCACCTTTCGCGTCGGCAAGAAACTCCTGCGGATCGCGATAGCCGATCAGTCGTTTCAACTCCTCGCCGTCGCTCCGCAGGAACAAAAGCGTGGGATATGCTCGGATTCCAAATTGCGCGCACAGCTTGGAGTTCCGATCGCCGTCGATCTTGAGCGCGACGGTGTTGGCACGGAGCCAGGCGCGGACATTCCCGTCTTTCCAGGTCGTGCGCTCCAGCATTTTGCACGGCCCGCACCACGTGGTGTAAAAGTCGAGAAGGACGACCTTCTTTTCCTGTTTCGCCTTCTGGCATGCGCTTTCAAAGGAAATGGACGCGAAGGGCTCCTCAGCAAAAGCAACGCTCGCACAGAAGATAATCGCGCCGGACAGAA from Phycisphaerae bacterium includes the following:
- a CDS encoding thioredoxin family protein, which produces MRTLLSGAIIFCASVAFAEEPFASISFESACQKAKQEKKVVLLDFYTTWCGPCKMLERTTWKDGNVRAWLRANTVALKIDGDRNSKLCAQFGIRAYPTLLFLRSDGEELKRLIGYRDPQEFLADAKGAVRDRYGVSRAGTSVEPRGANDPLNRMQNGAALAQRGKHKEAMHEYFWCFDHGVEASPAFKSMRLSYLLAYIRQLGNDYPPAIDALRVRRDRAENALLNDKTVKNTTEPSGYPRSRFEAATEVAAINRELNDQERTASTYKKLMARGEEDRRVLCVLIDDAIDPLIRSNEYSSIVAGLPNPLAAVEQKIESYHSMKEAEESDPQNTDRRSSELFRRRALEHGSKIFEALVGVKDSTNAQKIAARLLKFDGGRAIYESLMEHALRAKGHEQVVWLLELARNKLESKEFASLEVLATQSKLY